One genomic region from Thermus antranikianii DSM 12462 encodes:
- the carA gene encoding glutamine-hydrolyzing carbamoyl-phosphate synthase small subunit, translated as MAGVKERAVLVLEDGTVYHGYAFGARGKTVGEVVFNTAQTGYQEIMTDPSYHGQIVVMTYPHQGNYGVNVYDMQSNRPWVKGFVAKEFSRIASNPRAQQTLKEFMEFYGVVGIEGIDTRALVRKIREGGVLKGTIAHASLFGDPQHAFTPEELEALRQEAKAWTDIDGRDMTPEVSTPLPYAWPTLKSGRRIVVMDFGIKHAIVENLAALGFEILVVPGKTPASQIMALEPHGLLISNGPGDPSMPRYAHETIWKLMGLLPTFGICLGHQLLALAAGGRTYKMKFGHRGANHPVKNLLTGKIEITSQNHGYAVDIDSLKEFRPTHINLNDGTLEGMAHARYPVFSVQYHPEAAPGPHDALYLFRRFLEEVEAFHGATGLPVEKQRADGYGV; from the coding sequence ATGGCTGGAGTGAAGGAACGGGCGGTTTTGGTCCTGGAGGACGGCACCGTCTACCACGGCTACGCCTTCGGGGCCCGGGGGAAGACGGTGGGGGAGGTGGTCTTCAACACCGCCCAGACCGGCTACCAGGAGATCATGACCGATCCCAGCTACCACGGGCAGATCGTGGTCATGACCTACCCCCACCAGGGCAACTACGGGGTCAACGTCTACGACATGCAGTCCAACCGCCCCTGGGTGAAGGGCTTCGTGGCCAAGGAGTTCAGCCGCATCGCCTCCAACCCCAGGGCCCAGCAGACCCTTAAGGAGTTCATGGAGTTCTACGGGGTGGTGGGGATCGAGGGGATCGACACCCGGGCCCTGGTGCGCAAGATCCGCGAAGGGGGGGTGCTCAAGGGTACCATCGCCCACGCCAGCCTTTTCGGGGATCCCCAGCACGCCTTCACCCCCGAGGAGCTCGAGGCCCTCCGCCAGGAGGCCAAGGCCTGGACGGACATCGACGGGCGGGACATGACCCCCGAGGTCTCCACCCCCTTGCCCTACGCCTGGCCCACCCTGAAGTCGGGGCGGCGCATCGTGGTCATGGACTTCGGTATCAAGCACGCCATCGTGGAGAACCTGGCCGCTTTGGGCTTCGAGATCCTGGTGGTGCCGGGGAAAACCCCGGCGAGCCAGATCATGGCCCTGGAGCCCCACGGGCTTCTCATCTCCAACGGCCCCGGGGACCCCTCCATGCCCCGCTACGCCCACGAGACCATCTGGAAGCTCATGGGGCTACTTCCCACCTTCGGCATCTGCCTGGGGCACCAGCTCCTGGCCCTGGCCGCGGGGGGGCGCACCTACAAGATGAAGTTCGGCCACCGGGGGGCCAACCACCCGGTGAAGAACCTCCTCACCGGGAAGATCGAGATCACCAGCCAGAACCACGGCTATGCGGTGGACATCGACTCCCTGAAGGAGTTCAGGCCCACCCACATCAACCTGAACGACGGGACCCTCGAGGGCATGGCCCACGCCCGCTATCCCGTCTTCTCCGTGCAGTACCACCCCGAGGCCGCCCCCGGGCCCCACGACGCCCTCTACCTCTTCCGCCGCTTCCTGGAGGAGGTGGAGGCCTTCCACGGGGCCACGGGGCTTCCCGTGGAGAAGCAGCGGGCGGACGGGTACGGGGTATAG
- a CDS encoding type II toxin-antitoxin system HicB family antitoxin, translating into MDGMGTLTRYLEEAMARARYELIQDEEPYYGEVPDLPGVWATGKSLRECEANLQAALEDWLLFLLSRGETPPPLGEVRIELPHGEAA; encoded by the coding sequence ATGGATGGGATGGGCACCTTGACCCGCTACTTGGAGGAGGCCATGGCCCGGGCCCGCTACGAGCTCATCCAGGACGAGGAGCCCTACTATGGGGAGGTTCCGGACCTGCCCGGGGTATGGGCCACGGGCAAAAGCCTAAGAGAATGCGAGGCCAACCTGCAGGCGGCCCTCGAGGACTGGCTTCTCTTCCTGCTTTCCCGGGGTGAAACCCCTCCGCCCCTGGGCGAGGTCCGCATCGAACTGCCCCATGGCGAGGCGGCTTAG
- the lpdA gene encoding dihydrolipoyl dehydrogenase, with translation MEAYDLLVIGAGPGGYVAAIRAAQLGMRVGVVEKEKALGGTCLRVGCIPSKALLETTERIYEVKKGLIGARVQGLEVDLPALLAHKDKVVQANAQGIEFLFKKNGIIRHLGRARFLSDRKVLVEETGEELSARYFLIATGSAPLIPPWAEVDGKRVVTSTEALSFPEVPGRLIVVGGGVIGLELGVVWHRLGAEVLILEYLDRILPTLDAELSRAAEKVFRKEGLEIRTGVKVKAVRPEGRGARVELEGGEVLTADRVLLAVGRRPYTEGLDLERAGLATDEKGRIPVDEHLRTRVPHIYAVGDVVPGPMLAHKASEEGIAAVEHMAKGYGHVDYLAIPSVVYTHPEVAGVGYTEEELKAKGIPYKVGRFPYSASGRARAMGETEGFVKVLAHAKTDRILGVHGIGARVGDVLAEAALAIFFKASAEDLGRAPHAHPSLSEILKEAALAAWEKAIHL, from the coding sequence GTGGAGGCCTACGACCTGTTGGTGATCGGGGCGGGGCCCGGGGGGTACGTGGCCGCCATCCGGGCCGCCCAGCTGGGGATGAGGGTGGGGGTGGTGGAGAAGGAGAAGGCCCTGGGGGGCACTTGCTTAAGGGTGGGGTGCATTCCCTCCAAGGCCCTTTTGGAAACCACCGAGCGCATCTACGAGGTGAAAAAGGGCTTGATCGGGGCTAGGGTGCAGGGCCTCGAGGTGGACCTCCCCGCCCTTCTCGCCCACAAGGACAAGGTGGTCCAGGCCAACGCCCAGGGGATCGAGTTCCTCTTCAAGAAAAACGGCATCATCCGCCACCTGGGAAGGGCCCGCTTCCTCTCGGACCGGAAGGTTTTGGTGGAGGAAACCGGGGAGGAGCTTTCCGCCCGCTACTTCCTCATCGCCACGGGGAGTGCCCCCCTCATCCCCCCCTGGGCGGAGGTGGATGGAAAGCGGGTGGTGACCTCCACCGAGGCCCTTTCCTTCCCGGAGGTGCCGGGCCGCCTCATCGTGGTGGGGGGCGGGGTCATCGGCTTGGAGCTCGGGGTGGTATGGCATCGCCTGGGGGCGGAGGTCCTCATCCTGGAGTACCTGGACCGCATCCTCCCCACCCTGGACGCCGAGCTATCCAGGGCGGCGGAGAAGGTCTTCCGGAAGGAGGGGCTTGAGATCCGCACCGGGGTCAAGGTGAAGGCGGTGCGCCCCGAGGGCCGGGGGGCCCGGGTGGAGCTGGAGGGGGGAGAGGTCCTCACCGCCGATAGGGTGCTTCTCGCCGTGGGCCGCAGGCCCTACACCGAGGGCCTGGACCTGGAAAGGGCAGGCCTTGCCACCGACGAGAAGGGGCGGATCCCCGTGGACGAGCACCTCAGGACCCGCGTCCCCCACATCTACGCCGTCGGGGATGTGGTGCCGGGGCCCATGCTGGCCCACAAGGCCAGCGAGGAGGGGATCGCCGCCGTGGAGCACATGGCCAAGGGGTACGGCCACGTGGACTACCTGGCCATCCCCAGCGTGGTCTACACCCACCCCGAGGTGGCGGGGGTGGGGTACACGGAGGAGGAGCTCAAGGCCAAAGGGATCCCCTATAAGGTGGGCCGCTTCCCCTACTCCGCCTCGGGCCGGGCCCGGGCCATGGGGGAGACGGAGGGCTTCGTCAAGGTCCTGGCCCACGCCAAGACCGACCGCATCCTGGGGGTCCACGGGATTGGGGCCCGGGTGGGGGATGTCCTGGCCGAGGCGGCCTTGGCCATCTTCTTCAAGGCCAGCGCGGAGGACCTGGGCCGGGCCCCCCACGCCCATCCCTCCCTCTCCGAGATCCTCAAGGAAGCCGCCCTGGCCGCCTGGGAAAAGGCCATCCACCTGTGA
- a CDS encoding type II toxin-antitoxin system HicA family toxin: MARRLRPVSRRELVARLKALGFAGPYTGGRHQFMVRGSVRLILPNPHRGEISVDLLKRILKQAGIEEEEWLE, translated from the coding sequence ATGGCGAGGCGGCTTAGGCCTGTTTCTCGGAGGGAGCTGGTGGCGAGGCTTAAAGCTTTGGGATTTGCTGGGCCTTACACGGGGGGTCGGCACCAATTCATGGTGCGGGGTTCCGTGCGCTTGATCCTGCCCAATCCCCATCGGGGTGAGATCAGCGTGGACCTTTTGAAGCGCATCCTCAAACAAGCCGGGATTGAGGAGGAGGAATGGCTGGAGTGA
- the odhB gene encoding 2-oxoglutarate dehydrogenase complex dihydrolipoyllysine-residue succinyltransferase has translation MQELKVPSVGESIVEVEIGAWLKKEGEGFAQDEPLVELITDKATLELPAPFAGTLERILKRTGETARVGEAIALLKASGEGLPRPEPEAAVPQAPEPQEPLAMPAAERVLREAGVSPGEVVGTGLGGRILKEDVERHLEERAKQAPPQAVPPRMPEPAPLPAQPPADRPWRVSEAVPMSPLRRRIAERLLMVRQTTAMLTTFNEADMSAIIALRKELGEAFQKKHGVKLGFMSFFVKAVVQALKEIPELNAEIRDNTILYHRYYDIGVAVGGGEGLVVPVIRDADRLSFAEIERQIADFAERARTKKLKPEELMGGTFTITNGGVYGSLNSTPLLNPPQVGILGMHAIQERPVVREGQVVIRPMMYLALSYDHRIVDGREAVTFLRRVKELVENPVRLMLEV, from the coding sequence GTGCAGGAACTGAAAGTGCCCTCCGTGGGCGAGTCCATCGTGGAAGTGGAGATCGGCGCCTGGCTGAAGAAGGAAGGGGAAGGCTTTGCCCAGGATGAGCCCCTGGTGGAGCTCATCACCGACAAGGCCACCCTGGAGCTCCCCGCCCCCTTTGCGGGAACCCTGGAGCGGATCCTGAAGCGCACCGGGGAAACCGCCAGGGTGGGGGAGGCCATCGCCCTCCTTAAGGCCTCGGGGGAGGGGCTTCCCCGGCCTGAGCCCGAGGCCGCGGTACCCCAGGCACCCGAGCCCCAGGAGCCCCTGGCCATGCCCGCCGCGGAGCGGGTTTTGCGGGAGGCGGGGGTATCCCCAGGGGAGGTGGTGGGCACGGGCCTGGGCGGGCGGATCCTCAAGGAGGACGTGGAGCGCCACCTGGAGGAGAGGGCCAAGCAGGCCCCGCCCCAGGCGGTGCCCCCCCGGATGCCGGAGCCCGCGCCGCTTCCCGCCCAACCCCCGGCCGACCGCCCCTGGCGGGTGAGCGAGGCGGTGCCCATGAGCCCCTTGCGCCGCCGCATCGCGGAGAGGCTCCTCATGGTGCGGCAGACCACCGCCATGCTCACCACCTTCAACGAGGCGGACATGTCCGCCATCATCGCCTTGAGGAAGGAGCTCGGGGAGGCCTTCCAGAAGAAGCACGGGGTGAAGCTGGGCTTCATGAGCTTCTTCGTGAAGGCGGTGGTCCAGGCCCTCAAGGAGATCCCCGAGCTCAACGCCGAGATCCGGGACAACACCATCCTCTACCACCGCTACTACGACATCGGGGTGGCCGTGGGCGGGGGAGAGGGGCTGGTGGTGCCGGTCATCCGGGATGCCGACCGGCTTTCCTTCGCCGAGATCGAGCGCCAGATCGCGGACTTCGCCGAAAGGGCCCGCACCAAGAAGCTGAAGCCCGAGGAGCTCATGGGGGGCACCTTCACCATCACCAACGGGGGGGTGTACGGCTCCCTCAACTCCACCCCCCTCCTCAACCCACCCCAGGTGGGCATCCTGGGCATGCACGCCATCCAGGAAAGGCCCGTGGTCCGGGAGGGGCAGGTGGTGATCCGGCCCATGATGTACCTGGCCCTTTCCTACGACCACCGCATCGTGGACGGCCGGGAGGCGGTGACCTTCCTGAGGCGGGTCAAGGAGCTGGTGGAAAACCCCGTGCGCCTGATGCTGGAGGTTTAG
- a CDS encoding 2-oxoglutarate dehydrogenase E1 component, with translation MELTLESQGYLEALYRAYLEDPFSLPEEWRRYFSALALEGSRREPLEDGRRATPAPLAEAVDLAFLLKVERLVQAYRELGHLAARIDPLGRERPRPKELSLEAHGLSREDLFRSLPPFFGAPTLGDLLGRLEEVYLGPVGFEVVHTEPEERAWLLSRIEAPWPKPPREVRRRMLERLMQASLFEAFLQRKYLGAKTFSLEGLESLVPLLLEAVEEAARHGVREVVLGMAHRGRLNVLAHVVGKPFERIFREFEEIFPEGYSGDVKYHLGFSNDLTTPYGKVHVSLNFNPSHLEFVNPVTLGRLRAKQDRFGDRERKRGLAILVHGDSAFIGEGIVQETLNLSRLPGYRVGGTLHVVANNQLGFTTLPEEYTSCRYPTDIAKMVGAPVFHVNAEALDELWFVLGLALEYRQRFGKDVVIDLVGYRRRGHNETDEPTFTQPSMYALISKKPEPWRVYAERLLAEGVVAEGELKAKEEAYLANLESEFARVKAEPGPVVPHGLSGIWQGYVGGPDHLVPEVDTGVPLEALKELLLRLSTVPEGFQVHPKLKRFLEARKEMAEAKRPLDWAAAEALAFASLAAEGHRVRLTGQDALRGTFTQRHAALYDYQTGRPYIPLQHLAEGQAEVEIYNSPLSEAGVLGFEYGYSLDYPEALVLWEAQFGDFVNVAQVYIDQFLASAEAKWNRLSGLVLLLPHGLEGQGPEHSSARLERFLQLGAKDNLQVAYPTTPAQFFHLLRRQVKRPIRKPLVVLTPKSLLRHPEVVSSLEELAQGRFQKVIPERVKGARKVLLTSGKVYYDLLQKRREVGAEDVALVRLELLYPFPEAELKEALGFYPKKTPVVYVQEEPVNQGAWWYLSARFCGEIYGHPFSVVARPESPSPAVGSSKVHKEEQEALLEEAFK, from the coding sequence ATGGAGCTCACGTTGGAAAGCCAAGGCTACCTGGAGGCCCTCTACCGGGCCTATCTGGAGGATCCCTTCTCCCTGCCGGAGGAGTGGCGCCGCTACTTTTCCGCCCTCGCCCTGGAGGGTTCCCGAAGAGAACCCCTCGAGGACGGCCGACGAGCCACCCCCGCTCCCCTGGCCGAGGCGGTGGACCTGGCCTTCCTCCTCAAGGTGGAGCGCCTGGTTCAGGCCTACAGGGAGCTTGGTCACCTGGCGGCCCGCATAGACCCCTTGGGGCGGGAGCGGCCTAGGCCCAAGGAGCTTTCCCTGGAGGCCCACGGCCTTTCCCGGGAGGATCTCTTTAGGTCCCTTCCCCCCTTCTTCGGCGCCCCCACCCTGGGGGACCTCTTGGGCCGCCTGGAGGAGGTTTACCTGGGCCCGGTGGGGTTTGAGGTGGTCCATACCGAGCCCGAGGAGCGGGCCTGGCTTCTTTCCCGCATCGAGGCCCCCTGGCCCAAGCCTCCCCGCGAGGTGCGCCGGCGCATGCTGGAGCGCCTCATGCAGGCGAGCCTCTTTGAAGCCTTCCTGCAACGCAAGTACCTGGGGGCCAAGACCTTCAGCCTCGAGGGCCTGGAAAGCCTGGTTCCCCTTCTCTTAGAGGCGGTGGAGGAAGCCGCCCGCCACGGGGTCAGGGAGGTGGTCCTGGGCATGGCCCACCGGGGGCGGCTCAACGTTCTGGCCCACGTGGTGGGCAAGCCCTTTGAGCGCATCTTCCGCGAGTTCGAGGAGATCTTCCCCGAGGGCTACTCGGGGGATGTGAAGTACCACCTGGGCTTCTCCAACGACCTCACCACCCCCTACGGGAAGGTGCACGTTTCCCTCAACTTCAACCCCAGCCACCTGGAGTTCGTGAACCCCGTGACCCTGGGGAGGCTTCGGGCCAAGCAGGACCGCTTCGGCGACCGGGAGCGGAAGAGGGGCCTGGCCATCCTGGTCCACGGGGACTCGGCCTTCATCGGGGAGGGCATCGTCCAGGAGACCCTGAACCTCTCCCGGCTTCCCGGCTACCGGGTGGGAGGGACCCTCCATGTGGTGGCCAACAACCAGCTGGGCTTCACCACCCTGCCCGAGGAGTACACCTCCTGCCGCTACCCCACGGACATCGCCAAGATGGTGGGGGCTCCCGTCTTCCACGTGAACGCCGAGGCCCTGGACGAGCTCTGGTTCGTGCTGGGCCTGGCCCTGGAGTACCGCCAGCGCTTCGGCAAGGACGTGGTCATCGACCTGGTGGGCTACCGCCGCCGGGGCCACAACGAGACGGACGAGCCCACCTTCACCCAGCCCTCCATGTACGCCCTCATCTCCAAAAAGCCCGAGCCCTGGAGGGTCTATGCGGAGAGGCTCCTTGCCGAAGGGGTGGTGGCGGAAGGGGAGCTTAAAGCCAAGGAGGAAGCCTACCTGGCGAACCTGGAGAGCGAGTTCGCCCGGGTCAAGGCGGAGCCGGGCCCCGTGGTGCCCCACGGGCTTTCCGGCATCTGGCAGGGGTACGTGGGCGGGCCCGACCACCTGGTGCCCGAGGTGGATACCGGGGTGCCCCTGGAGGCGCTAAAGGAACTCCTTCTCCGCCTGAGCACCGTGCCCGAGGGCTTCCAGGTGCATCCCAAGCTGAAGCGGTTCCTCGAGGCCCGAAAGGAGATGGCCGAGGCCAAGCGCCCCCTGGACTGGGCGGCGGCCGAGGCCTTGGCCTTCGCCTCCTTGGCTGCCGAGGGGCACCGGGTGCGCCTCACGGGGCAGGATGCCCTAAGGGGCACCTTCACCCAGCGCCACGCCGCCCTGTACGACTACCAGACGGGAAGGCCCTACATCCCCTTGCAGCACCTGGCCGAGGGGCAGGCGGAGGTGGAGATCTACAACTCCCCCCTCTCCGAGGCCGGGGTGCTGGGGTTTGAGTACGGGTACAGCCTGGACTACCCCGAGGCCCTGGTCCTCTGGGAGGCCCAGTTTGGGGACTTCGTCAACGTGGCGCAGGTCTACATCGACCAGTTCCTGGCCAGCGCCGAGGCTAAGTGGAACCGGCTTTCCGGCCTGGTCCTCCTCCTGCCCCACGGCCTCGAGGGCCAGGGCCCCGAGCACTCCTCCGCCCGGCTGGAGCGCTTCCTGCAGCTTGGGGCCAAGGACAACCTCCAGGTGGCCTACCCCACCACCCCCGCCCAGTTCTTCCACCTCCTCCGCCGCCAGGTGAAGCGCCCCATCCGCAAGCCCCTCGTGGTCCTCACCCCCAAAAGCCTCCTCCGCCACCCCGAGGTGGTCTCCAGCCTGGAGGAGCTTGCCCAGGGGCGCTTCCAGAAGGTCATCCCCGAGAGGGTCAAGGGGGCCAGGAAGGTCCTTCTCACCTCGGGGAAGGTCTACTACGACCTCCTGCAAAAGCGGAGGGAGGTGGGGGCGGAGGACGTGGCCCTGGTGCGGCTTGAGCTCCTCTACCCCTTCCCCGAGGCCGAGCTCAAGGAGGCCCTGGGCTTCTACCCCAAGAAGACCCCGGTGGTCTACGTCCAGGAGGAACCGGTGAACCAGGGGGCCTGGTGGTACCTCTCCGCCCGCTTCTGCGGGGAGATCTACGGCCACCCCTTCAGCGTGGTGGCCCGGCCGGAGTCCCCAAGCCCCGCCGTGGGTTCCTCCAAGGTGCACAAAGAGGAGCAGGAAGCGCTTCTTGAGGAAGCCTTTAAGTGA
- a CDS encoding argininosuccinate synthase: protein MKIVLAYSGGLDTSIILKWLKETYKAEVIAFTADIGQGEEVEEARQKALRTGASKAIALDLREEFVRDFVFPMFRAGAVYEGYYLLGTSIARPLIAKYLVRIAEEEGAEAIAHGATGKGNDQVRFELTAYALKPGIRVIAPWREWSFKGRQEMIAYAEAHGIPVPVTQEKPYSMDANLLHISYEGGVLEDPWAEPPKGMFRMTVDPEEAPDAPEYVEVEFERGDPVAVNGERLSPAALLQRLNEIGGRHGVGRVDLVENRFVGMKSRGVYETPGGTILYHARRAVESLTLDREVLHQRDQLAPKYAELVYYGFWYAPEREALQAYFDHVAQAVTGVARLKLYKGNVYVVGRKAPKSLYQKDLVSFDELGGYDQKDAEGFIRINALRLRVRALVEALPSGNEGEGKGHGA, encoded by the coding sequence ATGAAGATCGTCCTGGCATACTCCGGCGGGCTGGATACCAGCATCATCCTCAAGTGGCTCAAGGAAACCTACAAGGCCGAGGTCATCGCCTTCACCGCGGACATCGGCCAGGGGGAGGAGGTGGAGGAGGCCCGGCAAAAGGCCCTCAGGACCGGGGCCTCCAAGGCCATCGCCCTGGACCTAAGGGAAGAGTTCGTGCGGGACTTCGTCTTCCCCATGTTCCGCGCGGGCGCGGTGTACGAGGGGTACTACCTCCTCGGCACCTCCATCGCCCGGCCCCTCATCGCCAAGTACCTGGTGAGGATCGCCGAGGAGGAAGGGGCGGAGGCCATCGCCCACGGGGCCACGGGCAAGGGCAACGACCAGGTGCGCTTTGAGCTCACCGCCTACGCCCTGAAGCCCGGCATCCGGGTGATCGCCCCCTGGCGGGAGTGGAGCTTTAAGGGCCGGCAGGAGATGATCGCCTATGCGGAGGCCCACGGCATCCCCGTTCCCGTGACCCAGGAGAAACCTTATTCCATGGACGCCAATCTCCTGCATATTTCCTACGAGGGAGGGGTCCTCGAGGACCCCTGGGCCGAACCCCCCAAGGGGATGTTCCGCATGACCGTGGACCCCGAGGAAGCCCCCGATGCCCCGGAGTACGTGGAGGTGGAGTTTGAGCGGGGGGATCCCGTGGCGGTGAACGGGGAAAGGCTCTCCCCGGCAGCCCTGCTGCAAAGGCTCAACGAGATCGGGGGCCGCCACGGGGTGGGCCGGGTGGACCTGGTGGAGAACCGCTTCGTGGGCATGAAGTCCCGGGGGGTCTACGAAACCCCGGGGGGGACCATCCTCTACCACGCCCGCCGGGCGGTGGAAAGCCTCACCCTGGACCGGGAGGTGCTCCACCAGCGGGACCAGCTTGCCCCCAAGTACGCCGAGCTCGTCTACTACGGCTTCTGGTACGCCCCGGAGCGAGAGGCCCTCCAGGCCTACTTCGACCACGTGGCCCAGGCGGTCACCGGGGTGGCCCGGCTGAAGCTCTACAAGGGAAACGTCTACGTGGTGGGGAGGAAGGCCCCCAAAAGCCTCTACCAGAAGGACCTGGTTTCCTTCGACGAGCTCGGGGGCTACGACCAGAAGGACGCCGAGGGCTTCATCCGGATCAACGCCCTAAGGCTCAGGGTACGGGCCTTGGTGGAGGCTTTGCCGTCAGGGAACGAGGGGGAAGGGAAGGGCCATGGCGCATAG
- the argH gene encoding argininosuccinate lyase, whose protein sequence is MAHRTWGGRFAEGPSELAARFNASLSFDRALWREDLWQNRVHAQMLHRVGLLTEEELRAILEGLDQIEREIEAGTFPWREELEDVHMNLEARLIELVGPPGGKLHTARSRNDQVATDLRLFLRGAIDELLSLLLDLRRVLVREAERHLEPLYVLPGYTHLQRAQPILLSHWFLAYYEMLLRDAGRLRDARERLNESPLGAAALAGTGFPIDRHYTARELGFSAPMRNSLDAVASRDFALEVLSALNIGMLNLSRMAEELILYSTEEFAFVEVPDAFATGSSIMPQKKNPDILELIRAKAGRVLGALVALSTVVKGLPLAYNKDLQEDKEPLLDALATYRDSLKLLTALLPGLRWRRERMWRAAEEGYALATELADYLAEKGLPFREAHHVVGRLVRRLVEEGRALKDLTLEELRAHHPLFAEDALPLLQLESAIHRRNSFGGTAPEAVRERIQEAKKEVGLA, encoded by the coding sequence ATGGCGCATAGGACCTGGGGTGGCCGCTTCGCCGAGGGCCCAAGCGAGCTGGCGGCCCGCTTCAACGCCTCCCTTTCCTTCGACCGGGCCCTTTGGCGGGAGGACCTCTGGCAGAACCGGGTGCACGCCCAGATGCTCCACCGGGTGGGCCTTCTCACCGAGGAGGAGCTAAGGGCCATCCTCGAGGGCCTGGACCAGATCGAGCGGGAGATCGAGGCGGGCACCTTCCCCTGGCGGGAGGAGCTTGAGGACGTGCACATGAACCTGGAGGCCCGCCTCATCGAACTCGTGGGTCCACCCGGGGGCAAGCTCCACACGGCGAGGAGCCGGAACGACCAGGTGGCCACCGATCTCCGGCTTTTCCTGCGGGGGGCCATAGACGAGCTTCTCTCCCTCCTTCTGGACCTGCGCCGGGTTCTGGTGCGGGAGGCCGAGCGGCACCTCGAGCCCCTTTACGTCCTTCCCGGCTACACCCACCTGCAGCGGGCCCAGCCCATCTTGCTTTCCCACTGGTTTTTGGCCTACTACGAGATGCTTCTCCGGGATGCGGGAAGGCTGAGGGACGCCAGGGAGCGCCTTAACGAAAGCCCCCTGGGGGCTGCGGCCCTGGCGGGGACGGGCTTCCCCATAGACCGCCACTACACCGCGCGGGAGCTTGGCTTTTCCGCTCCCATGCGGAACTCCTTGGATGCGGTGGCGAGCCGGGACTTCGCCCTGGAGGTGCTTTCCGCTCTCAACATCGGCATGCTGAACCTCTCCCGGATGGCGGAGGAACTCATCCTCTATAGCACCGAGGAGTTCGCCTTCGTGGAGGTCCCGGATGCCTTCGCCACCGGCTCTTCCATCATGCCCCAGAAGAAGAACCCGGACATCCTGGAGCTCATCCGGGCCAAGGCGGGAAGGGTCTTAGGGGCCCTGGTGGCCCTCTCCACCGTGGTGAAGGGCCTGCCCCTCGCCTACAACAAGGACCTGCAGGAGGACAAGGAACCCCTTCTGGATGCCCTCGCCACCTACCGGGATAGCCTTAAGCTCCTCACCGCCCTTCTTCCTGGGCTTAGGTGGCGGCGGGAGAGGATGTGGCGGGCGGCGGAGGAGGGCTATGCCTTGGCCACGGAGCTCGCCGACTACCTGGCGGAAAAGGGGCTTCCCTTCCGGGAGGCCCACCACGTGGTGGGGCGCCTGGTGCGAAGGCTTGTGGAGGAGGGAAGGGCCTTGAAGGACCTGACCCTGGAGGAGCTCAGGGCCCACCACCCCCTCTTCGCCGAGGATGCCCTGCCGCTTCTCCAGCTGGAATCCGCTATCCATCGGCGCAATTCCTTCGGGGGCACGGCCCCCGAGGCGGTGCGGGAGAGGATCCAGGAGGCCAAGAAGGAGGTGGGCCTTGCTTGA
- a CDS encoding N-acetyltransferase, producing MLETGIELSTVTLPEVRRQAGVELRKARLSDVDAIYWLIRYWAEKGLMLVRSHSHLYENIRDFQVLEDEDGNIVGTVALHVLWRDLAEIRGLAVHPSRQGEGLGRWLVLGAEREARDLGLPRVFAWTLQVGFFRSLGYQVTTREALPPKVWSECNACPFYENCREIAVIKHLSPGAFGG from the coding sequence TTGCTTGAGACAGGAATCGAACTCTCCACGGTTACCCTGCCCGAGGTGCGGCGCCAGGCGGGGGTGGAGCTCAGGAAGGCCAGGCTGAGCGATGTGGACGCCATCTACTGGCTCATCCGCTACTGGGCGGAGAAGGGCCTGATGCTGGTCAGGAGCCACAGCCACCTCTACGAGAACATCCGCGACTTCCAGGTCCTCGAGGACGAGGACGGGAACATCGTGGGCACCGTGGCCCTGCACGTGCTCTGGCGGGATCTGGCGGAGATCAGGGGCCTGGCGGTGCACCCCAGCAGGCAGGGGGAAGGGCTTGGGCGCTGGTTGGTCCTGGGAGCGGAGCGGGAGGCCCGGGATCTGGGCCTACCCCGGGTCTTCGCCTGGACGCTTCAGGTGGGCTTCTTCCGCTCCTTGGGCTACCAGGTCACCACCCGGGAGGCCCTGCCCCCCAAGGTGTGGAGCGAGTGCAACGCCTGCCCCTTCTACGAGAACTGCCGGGAGATCGCCGTCATCAAGCACCTTTCCCCGGGGGCCTTTGGCGGCTAG